In the genome of Epinephelus fuscoguttatus linkage group LG4, E.fuscoguttatus.final_Chr_v1, the window GAAAAATTGataagttgtctgtttccacttttagTCTTGTAATTTTCGAATCTATGTAACTTTCAAACTGGACCGTTATAAAGTCAATTTTACACTGatgcattttgtatttgcaaCATTGGGCTCAATATAATGCACACTTCTAACTCTCAAACATATAGGTTAATGTCTACAATCCCTGATCCTGAATGTTGCAGGACgtcaccatgttgtttccacaggcTGTAGTGTGAAACTGTGACACATCCGGTCCCCTGGCAGATGGTTGGTTGGCTTGAAGCCGACCGCAGGACTGGAGggatatttctgtctgtctctgtatcagaGGGGTGATTTCTGGGGTAACAAAGGGAAGAGACATTTTTTAACACAAGCTGCAACACTTTCCTAATGTTAAGTCATTACATTTTACAGTATCTGACTATCAAGAAGTTGTGGGGTCCCAGTTTTACATATTCTATAAGAAGAATTAGCCTGTTTAATTTATCACTGGAATAGCTGGACTTTGTCATTATTTGGCTTCTTAGTGTCATTTCAACTTCAAACAGGTCCCTACACTTTGAGCAGTTTCAGCCTGAGCTGTGATTTCTCTTAGTATAACGCTCAAATGTAGCATGGCATCACCCAGCATATTGTACACTTTAGCAACCACGGGGAGTCTACCAGTGCATTTAGCAGCAAAAACTGACTCTAGCTGAGGTTTGCAAAGCCACCGAGCACATGCAAATCTTCAGCAACAATCACCCATCGTCCCCTCTGTTAAATTTGTGGCCCACGCTCTCTGTCCTTCAGTCTGGCCTGAGAGAACACAGATGGAGGCTCATTCTGTCTTGGCTGCTCCACACAGGCTAACTGTACGGAGATGTTAGGTTCATCCACGGCCACAGATAAAGCTGAGCCAAGTGCTATGGGATCCGTGCTGTTGTACTCCGTCCCAGTGTTGGGAGTCGGGACACACCACTGCCCCCCCAACGCTTAATAATATGCCCGACAATCTGAAAATCAGATGCTAATTAGCCAGTCACACTGGGGTTACTTAGTCTGCTGCAGAGCCCCTGGACCATGCACGCtttaatatactgtattatCTTGTCTTTACATTATGATTGAATGAGTTCCTCTTCCTGTGGATTTCATACAACCTGCCTcgtctgtttgtgtgttcgCTTTAatacaaccagcagcagaagaccTGCCTCTCAGGTGTGTGTGCCGCAGCTGGTGTTGTGAATCAGGCCGATGACAGACACCTCCTATAAGCCGGCTATTTCACAACACCAGGGTGGCACTGCACCACTGTCGACGAGACGGAGAATCACTACATGATGCTGCTGAGGGATATGATGGAGGGGCTGCATGAAGcaaatgtgtgttgtgttcacatgGATTTCTCATTGTCCATGGGTacaacatgcacatgcacacacgacAAAGGGTGTTTTTAAAAACCTGGAAATTGATTTCAGTGGACTGTTAACTGATATTTGTGTTGTTCTGCAATGCAACATGCTGTGCTGACTTTATGACTCTCCACCCAATCATAACatcaatttcagttttatttcccACTTCATGATAAGAACTCATTCACATTCATTAAGACAtctgaaccacacacacacacacacatatatatatatatatatatatactgaattaaataataaaacagaacCAAGCTACTGTCACAGGTGTAAACACAGACATATTTTATTGCTTCTCGACAAACTTTGAAAGTTTTTCTAACCTGTCTGCTCTGTTAATAAATAATCTTGCCAACATTTCCTCTGTAGATTTGTTCTGTTGCTGTTTGGGTCCAAATAATGTGTGAAGTTGAGGTTGTAGCggcacaataaaataaaaatttgctGCTTATTTAAATTTCAAACTAGGCATCAAAAGAAATTGAAATCTAtgatcagtaaaataaaatgtaccaGGTGAGAGCAAGgcttaaaaaaatgtgtgtcatGAGGTTTCAGTGGAGTGATTTAACTGTTTGATATGCTAATGAAATCCACTGGCAGACAGCAGGGTGTATGAACACAAACCTTCCTCACCATATGCTTTTGTTGTGGCTAATGGGACGTTTCCGAACAGAGAAtagattttttgttgttgttgttcaaatTAACTATAGGCAGCCAGTTGTAACGGTGCAAACAACCTTTCCCATCTGAGTGTTTGTtgatcattttctgttttctaccATGAAGGATCTATCAGAGAGGGAAGGTACAGACATGAGTGGAGCCACCGCTAATAGGAAAGAAACAGATACATTATTATGTGAGATCATCTGATCTGCCACCAGAGATGGGCTGCTGCAAACCTGCCTCATCCATCATAGTGTTTCCCCTTATTAACAACTTATTCTGGCTCTGATCTGTCCCATCAAAGACAGATGGTCTGCACCCAAACAGGAGAGAGGCCTGCCTGATGATGTCTGAGAATATGGAGTGCAGCCTGCGGGTGTGACAAGTTGGCTCTGTAGGAAATACAGTGACCCAGTTATTGCTTTCCCTTAAGACATTGTTGAGCCCCTTCACTGCTTTAACCCGCTGACACTAAAAACCTGATTTTTATCCCTTCTCCATCAAAATCTTTCTGTACCTCCTCTTTCATATTTGAATGGTTTGGTTTAGTAAACGTGAGGCAGTCATTTTAGAGCTATTACGATCCAGTTTGTAATGTACAAACATAATTCCTGTTTGACTGCAGTGCTGTTTCACATACTAGAAATGATGATGGGGTAAAGTTTCCAAAGCACTGAACCACTTTGGGCTGATAGTGACATCTGCAGGAGACCCTTGGCACTTTGTTTCTATTCAAGGAAAAATCTATTGATGAAACAAGGCAAAATGCAGGTTGTGTAACTGACCTCAGCAGTGCCATCTGTGAAAAGTCACACAGTGCAAAGGTTTGGGAGGTTGGAGAAACCAGTAATAAGGTTCTCCACAACACATGCCAGATTTGAGTCAACTCAAACAAAAAATCCTTCTTTTCCCTCCCTCCAGATTGATAAATTGAATTTAAGAAAACACCTAACAATTCTTTTGTTACTGATCAAAATGTTTCTCAGTGAATAAAGAGACATTTTCAAATTGCTTGTTCCACCCAACCAGCCATCTAAAACACTCAAATATGTAATTTTCAGTAAAATAATACAGAAGAAAGAAGCAAATCCTAACTCACTCAAAGGCCCCTAATAGGGTACAACGGGGTAAGATGCCCCCTCCACCCTTACATTCCTCTCCTTACCAGTAGATAGCGCTAAGTATGCTTTCACATGTATTGAACCATGATTATGATCCAGTAAATTGTGACATGCTGCAATCTAGCTAGCTAAAGTTAGACCCAGAGGCCCTCTCAAAAAGGGGGTGAAAAGCCAGGGGCTTCAGGGGCATCCTGCCTCAATATATTATTTAGTTAGATTTCCTAGtagatgtgtctgtgtgaagtACACTAAGAGTACAGTACAAGCTTGTACAGTATTTCCAACAGCTTGCCAACAttattagcttgctagctatcTAGAATTAGTCAGCATTTTCAGCAAGCATGCTGGAGGAAGACATCCCAGACACACTAGTTATTGTTATGCACCTAAACTAGCTCCCATATAATCTTATCATCACATGATTATatagagacttgacactggTTAATAGCTACCAACACACATATCACCCAGAAATCATCATGGCATATCTGTACaggacaaaaataccaaagaaaataagggATTATTTATAATCTAATAGTTTTTTAAAACCctatttatagtttatgtaaagcgagcaaatattttatattttataatatgTTTTGTTATAGATCGCTACCAGCtattttaccaaaaaaaagaaagaaagaaaaatggtgATTgggatgggtttgccttttcaaATGCAGACAAAGCACATGGCaccattttaattaaatgttaatttttctttgaacacaggcatatttctaAGGTGGCAATCCAAATTACTCTCAAGGGCCTGTTTTCTGCCTGACATATAGTTGGAAGGCGCACTCTCTATGGGCCCATTGCCCCATGGGCCCCTAGTGCAACTGCCCTGCCTGCattgtctatatttacacccctgttGGTGTGCTTTTACAACAAAATTGGCCACTGTACTTTTTATCCTAAGGGGGCGTCATCCTCCATCTTACCCAACAcacaagtttttgttttattaatagctgatttttttttttgttcgtttgtttgtttttaatttgcaaGCTAGCACAATTAACTGGAGtttgatataaaataaataaataaaatataaatggtaGGTTTTTTACCGTGCGTGAAGAGCGCGTGAGCAGCACAGGCCAAACGGAGCGTGGAGGTTAACAGTGACAGGTGTTCATCATTTAGGAGCAGCAGGTGTTGGAGACGAGGACAACAGGAGAGAGCGTCGCGTTTGACGGAAAATACCgcatttaaaaaggaaaattcaTATATATTTACGCAAAACAGAACAGTAATGATCCAAATCGGCTTGAAGGTGAGTGTAGATAAAATAATTATGAGCATTATGTAAGAAAACGAAACTAAATGTCTGTGTAGCTTAGAGTGGGCTCTTTTAAAATGAACAAGCTAAACTGTCAGTGTAGCCCAGCTATATGGTCAATAGGTCAGATTTAACACTTTGCATTGTTAAAGTGGAAATGTTAATTCTTCAACCAGCTGAGCGTGGTCCTCGTGCTTCTCGCTGGCTTCACGCGCCACCGTGTTGAGGGTAAGACTGTCTActtgtgttaaaatgttaaatgttgtaGCTTTTGGAAGTATAAAGTGTAACGTTACTGTGTTTATTGTACAGGTGTCTGCAGTGTGGAGCATTGCACTGACCGCACAAGATGTATTCTGTCTAAAGACCAAAGAAGCTGCAAATGTGCAGTTGGATATTATGCTGACCAGTGTGACAAAAGTAGGCACAGTTTCTGTTCTTACAATTTACTCTACCTGAAAAGTTTTAATGTGTCACAAAAGGAGCTGTGAGTTTAGAGTCACCATGAAATGAATGTAAAATTTCTAAATGGGGACCTGCGCAATATAGCAATGCCCCTAAAGGAGACACAGcttaaaatggttaaaaaaaaaaaaaacagggaccACCATACTAATCCTCAGTCTAGAAACATtagatcctacatttcccataatgcaacaggTAGCATCATCTTAGCGTGACCCTTTCCAAGGCTTTTCACActgcatttttaaattgctgcaTTCATGTACTCCTCAGATGATCCCATTTATTGAGTTGAGAAGTTGTTCCTCAGTGTTCATGAGCATCATTATGTGGAAACAATATGGCCGCTTCAATGAacttgtgttgtattttattattcagagcatttaaacaacacattGATAATAGTTTGAAGCTTATATTACAAGCATTTTTCCCCCGGACTTGTTGCTGCACCAGTGCATCCTCTAGAACTactaaaatattgctttacctGACTAAAGCTGATAATAAACTTTTCTTACTAATTCAGATTACTGTAGGCTACTTGAACAACATTTAACAGTTACAAACTAATAGCCTATTACAAATTACATGTGAGCAAAAAATTGACATGCAGTATGTGAATTACTAAAGccttactttttgtttttatagatgCGCACATCAAAGTAATATGCAGCAAAGACTTCATAGGAATCAGAGTGATAGAAGATTTCTTCAGGTATCACAAGGTGCCACTGGAGTCTCTGCACTTGCCCAACAAATCTTGCCGTGCTCAGAGAAAGGTCATCAACGGTGTGCCGTACTACCTATCCAAGATATCTAAAGACAAATATGTAACCTGCGGAGGCAAGCCGCTGGAGGTACGACTGAAGCAATTAAATCTTAAAAGCCAGGCACAAATCTGTCACTGTTGTTCAGtgtaaaaatatgattttaacagttgttcttgtcaaccccaccccaccccacccctttTACAGAAAAACTTCACTCACATCTCCTATTCTCTGAGTCTACTGTCAGACGCTCAAGTTACTGGAAACATCATCAGAGATCCAGTCATTAAGATGGACTTCACATGCTTCTATCCATACATCAGAAGAGTCAGCCTGCCTTTCCCAATCATCCCCTTTTCCACGTGAGGAAGATAACAGACTAATTTATACATAAGCAGTGCCCTACAAAATTACAGAAGTTCAGAGTTGAAGCTGTGCACTCACCAGACcgttttttttattcttgctTGTTCTCTGTACACAGCGAGACGGTGATGCGTGTAGATGAACTCGATGCCACGATACAGATGATGTTGTACACTGACCAATCCTACTCTAAGGCCTACAGTAGTGCCCCCACCATTGAACTCAGAGACAAGGTAACGCTCCTCAGTTTAACTAAATAATATCATTTTGGAGTATCATGTCAGTGATGGTTTTATGTGTCCAGGTGTATGTGGAGGTGACAGTCACAGAGCCTGCAGATTTCTTCCTGCTGCGGATTAACGAGTGTTGGGCCACACAGTCTGCCCAGCCGAATACTACGGAGGAACTGGTTCACACTCTGATTCTGAACGGGTAACAGCAGCTCTCAATATCCACAGTTCATTTCACTTAATATGAACTCCAGTCAAGTCATTCCTACTCCTCTTTTCCATCTCTTTATTCAGGTGTGTGAACGACAGAACTGTTTCCTTTCTTAACACGAGCGTGGGACAGTCTGGCCATAATGGAGAGAGTTCCACCATTCGCTACAGCTTCGACATGTTTCGTTTCACAACAGAACCTCACGAGCTCTATCTACACTGCACTGTTCAACTGTGTGAGCCAGACGACCCCAAGTCCTGCACACCTGTGAGCTCACTCATCTTACTTACCTGGTGTTGATGCAACCTGAGGCATTATACTTGTTTTAAAGGGATAATTCACCccaaatgcatatttttttcctcttactagtagtgctgtttatcagtctagattgctttggtgtgagttgttgagtgttagagatatcggccgtagagatgtgtGCCTTCTCTCCATTATAATGGAACttgatggcactcggcttgtggtgctcaatgcaccaaaaaatacatttggaaaaactcaacagcaatctCTTCTTCCAGCAGTCATGACCtgtttactcaagataatccacagactttgttgtgagcagtttcacgtaggagCTATCGTCTTTCTGCCGAACAACACCTGCTAACAGTATCgccgcacagaaggaagcgtgcctttactgctagctcacctagcaccactgagctagctaatgttactgcTCAGTTGAGGAGGATGccgttaatgtttacatcttgcactgtcacaagcacaagcctctcgtccatgagtagatgcacacttcttcTACATGGTGATACGGGTGGCAGGTGAAGTTTGGaaggaagaaaatagttcctacgtgaaactgctcacaacaaggtctgtggattatctttagtaACCAGGTCcatccattatattggagagaaggcaaacaTTTCCACAGCTGATACCtcaaacactcagcaactcataAATGATTAGCACTACAGAttagaagaaaaatatgtatatttgattttgaAGTGTCCCTTTAGCCCTAAGAAAATAACTGTGAAAATGGACATATAATGCCCTCTACTTACCCTTGGAAGGATCTGTATCATATGAAGGATTTAATGTCTTGCCTGTTattttttcagtcttttcaGTCTCACTTTCCTCATGTCTtgattgattttgttttctctACAGAACTGTAATTCTATCACTAAGAGAGAAGCGGTGAGAGCAGACCCCAGTCTGGGCCTCCTCTCATATGGACCCATCAGGGTTGAAATGCCAGACAGACCTCAGTCCAGTAAGCTCCTGtttatttgtcactgtttttttttcagtgatacTTTCTCACTGTGAGACCACAATTATCTCTTTGGCTTGTGTTTCAGGCTTACTGACAACGGTGGTGCTGCCTGTAGCAGGTGTCTGGACTGTCGGCTTCTTCCTTATCATCCTCATCACTgtggccaagacaggcagcaggaGGCTGGCACCAATGGGGGAGCACTGACGAAAGTATTGCTACTGTGGGCAGCttgaataaaactttaaaaagtgtccatatctttttatttctgtcctGGTACATCTTTCCCAAAACAAGTGTTGTGTCACAGCAGGGTTATTCAGCTAAGTTTTTAACAGGACaaaaatgtggccaaagttaaGGTTATAAGGCATGCTGACCTTTACTTTTAACAGCAAATTCAAGTTTGGGTCAGCACGTAATATTTCATAAATTAGGTCCCTTAAATTACCTCAGTAAGCACCATGTTGGTTTAACCCTTTTTTATTTGGGTTTAAACAAACTGAAGATCATGAGAGTTGCATTAACCACTGCAGGTCCTGAGAAGATCCCAGGGGGGAAGGCTTTTATTTGCTAAGAGAAATGAAACACTTACACAACAATGAAAGTTTCTATTCTCAGAgaaaaattgtgttttattttatcttaaaatactggaggaaatatttccattttcattAGAAACTACATTTTCCATCAGTGCATACATGATATACAGACTTGTTTTAGAAGACATGTAGTTAAGTCTATGCAATAAGTCATACAAAGTCAAGTTCCATTGCTGTCTGCTGACCACAGTGTATTTTGTTTAATAGACTGAAAAATATATGTCTGGGAACATTTGCATGTAAATTGATAAAAGCAACAATATGGCTGTAAATCGTCAAAGTCTACTTGCTTTTACTGGATTCTAtctctgctgctgctaagccacacaaatatttaatattagAAGGAACAGTATTTCAAGATTTCCTTAGAGGTAGAATGTAGTTTTGTATAACATACTCTATATAGCGCTGAAATACAACAGAAAATCAAACAATGATTTATGTTATAGTGTAATATATAGCAGGATATGTAAATCATTCCAGCAGACAAACAATGGAAAGAAGAGTAGTAtattaaaaaagattttaagaGCTCTGTAAACCTTTAAATCCTGCAGCATGAGGACAGAAGAACATTTCTCCTGAGAGGCAAAAATATGCATTACCTTAAATATTATGTAACACACAGCATCCCAAATATTAATATATCCCATGGACCATCCCAAATTCATTACACAGCACCTAAACAGGGTTTAAaggcagattaaacatgaagaACAAtgtgtcatagcaggaaaatcACAGGTGTAACTTCAGTACTTATtgtggtattgtgcatgctgactCACTGTCCTGTACTGAATTAAACTCAGCTATCATCTGCTACAACAAGGCAATATGacagttgtgttgtcttgtatAATGTATGCCAACTATTAAATGTAAGTACAAGCTTTAACACAAAGTTAGTGTTGCCTGAGTTCATGTATAGCATTTAAAAAGCACCGGTGAGGATGCTGGATCAAATGAAATGCTttcacacattaaaagaaaCGTGCTTCTTAGTCcataaacagcagcagctcctgtgtgactgtagtgtcctataggaccagcaggtggcgcacTGACCCTGTGCTGCAGGTCTGCTGtgtgaggagggaggagggccTTCTCATGAAATCATTAGAAATCTTTTATAGACAGCTGTTTGATGGTGCTCTCAAATATGTACACAACGCGTTTCCCTTCAGATTAAACCGGAGTTAATGTCGGAGAGGTTTGTTGGGGACACACAGCGCAGGTGAAATTTAAAACCCTGGTACGTGGTTGTCTGAAGATTTTTAGTCGTGCGCAACTTTACGCAGCAAGTtcagaaactttttaatttaagaagAGACATTTTTGTGTGCTTACTAGTGAGCCGTGTTTGCACTAAGTGGAAGGAGACTTTTTGCAGGACTTCTTCTT includes:
- the zpd gene encoding zona pellucida glycoprotein d, giving the protein MIQIGLKLSVVLVLLAGFTRHRVEGVCSVEHCTDRTRCILSKDQRSCKCAVGYYADQCDKNAHIKVICSKDFIGIRVIEDFFRYHKVPLESLHLPNKSCRAQRKVINGVPYYLSKISKDKYVTCGGKPLEKNFTHISYSLSLLSDAQVTGNIIRDPVIKMDFTCFYPYIRRVSLPFPIIPFSTETVMRVDELDATIQMMLYTDQSYSKAYSSAPTIELRDKVYVEVTVTEPADFFLLRINECWATQSAQPNTTEELVHTLILNGCVNDRTVSFLNTSVGQSGHNGESSTIRYSFDMFRFTTEPHELYLHCTVQLCEPDDPKSCTPNCNSITKREAVRADPSLGLLSYGPIRVEMPDRPQSSLLTTVVLPVAGVWTVGFFLIILITVAKTGSRRLAPMGEH